A window of Saccharomyces paradoxus chromosome XIII, complete sequence genomic DNA:
AGATGTTCTGTTACCGCTTCTAGATCTTCAATTTGGtctttcttgtaaaaatgGCCTGTGACTATAAATTCTGGAAACAGAGTGAAAGCGTATCTATTTGGATCGGGTGTGGCCTTGAAATAAACCTCTAatggttttcttttgttgtgACAGACGGACGAGATGACGGCAAGATCGGTGACTTGAAAGTGTACGATACATTTCCCaggttgttgttgatgaaatttttctgaaatACGTTGCAGTTTCTCCTCAGAATCAAATATGCAAGCCTCATTGTTTGACCATATTTTAGCGATTTCAAGCACAGGGATATCTTTACCGGGTTCTGCACACGGTATATACAGGGGATATTCATACAGTTTGGGTCTGAATGTTCTTCTCCCTTTCCCCCGCCTCAAATACTTCATAACCTCTATCGATAGCAGCCGATGCGATGCCATGCAAAGAATATAACCCGTTTGCCTTGGTGTCCATGTTAAATCGAACTTCTGTGAAGTATTAAAAGCTTGACTATTACTCTTTTGGACCATCTCCGTCACTATTTCAAGTTCCTGATCTCTTGGCAGTGATTTTGTGAACGGTCGTACGGGAATCGCAGACCACTTCAAACGTGACAAATCCAAAGAATGGAAGAAAGACTTGAACGCCTCTATTTGATGTACTCTATCATCATATATGATTAATTCCTGCAGTGAAGGATAGTATTTCAAGAATTCCCCCATCAGCTCCTTCTTATACTTGCTAGTATACtcagaaatttctttttttttcagacAAACTGCATTGAACCTAAACTCATTTGTTGAACATTTCCAATGGCTTCTTGCCGTCTGCAGAGCATGCTCTATCAACTTATGGAACCTGTTTTCCTCTCTGCCCGTTAAAATGATCGAGATTGTATCCTTGGCACAATACGATTCCTCTGCCAGTTTAATAATATTCTCATTCCATGAATATTGTCTGGGTTTAACCTTCGAGATCTTGATAGCAGCCTGCAGAAACTCCGGCTCATTCCACCAGCCTCCATTCGCTAACACGCTCGATGTCAGCACATTCAGTAGCTCACGTGTATACAATTGCTCTGTAGGGCCCGGCGTTGCAAATAATGTATTGTCGAAGTCGTATATGTGCAA
This region includes:
- a CDS encoding uncharacterized protein (similar to YMR265C), with amino-acid sequence MSSRSGNHCVLRKWNSCSCELVVPSEVPEHAITKLHIYDFDNTLFATPGPTEQLYTRELLNVLTSSVLANGGWWNEPEFLQAAIKISKVKPRQYSWNENIIKLAEESYCAKDTISIILTGREENRFHKLIEHALQTARSHWKCSTNEFRFNAVCLKKKEISEYTSKYKKELMGEFLKYYPSLQELIIYDDRVHQIEAFKSFFHSLDLSRLKWSAIPVRPFTKSLPRDQELEIVTEMVQKSNSQAFNTSQKFDLTWTPRQTGYILCMASHRLLSIEVMKYLRRGKGRRTFRPKLYEYPLYIPCAEPGKDIPVLEIAKIWSNNEACIFDSEEKLQRISEKFHQQQPGKCIVHFQVTDLAVISSVCHNKRKPLEVYFKATPDPNRYAFTLFPEFIVTGHFYKKDQIEDLEAVTEHLMDCKKAIHWIPLEKAISIKTFFGQYTKLASIPRSGA